The following nucleotide sequence is from Nitrospira sp..
CGGGATGGAAGACCGTCAAGATCGGAATCGGCCGATCCAAAGCCTTCGCCGAAGCGTTCCTACAACGCCGCCTCGAAGCCATCATCGTGCCGGAACCAACCAAAGGCGACGTGCCGCGCAAAGCCAAGGTGGCGAAGGATTGGAAGGAGGTGCGGAAAAGGTTGTAACGGAAATCCACCATCCACACTGCCGTCGATGGCCTTGGCCATCCGCTTATTGGAGGTGGTATTTGGCCATACGGTAGCGCAGCGTGTTCCTGGTCATTTTGAGGAGTCGGCTGGCTTCCGAGACATTGCCTGAAGACTTCCGTAACGCTTCCTCAAGCATCCGCTTTTCAATGTCCTGAAACGACAGCCCGAAGGCCAGCAACGATGGCTTGGCACTCTGACTCAGGCCATTGGTCGGGGGAGCGGCTCTCACGGATGCCGGTAAATGAGCAGGCTGAATGATCTCTGCTTTGCATGTGATGGTCAGCCATTCGACGACATTGTGGAGCTCGCGTACATTTCCAGGCCAGTCATGGTCCCGAAGGACGGTAAGGGCTGCCGGAGCGATAGTCCTGATGCGGCACCCGCGCTCCTGTCTGGCCCGTTCCAAAAAAATCAGGAGAATCGGCTCGATATCCTCAAGTCGTTCACGCAACGGGGGAATGCGCAGCTGGTAGACGTTCAATCGATAGTACAGGTCGAGGCGAAAACGACCGGCCTTGATCTGGGCAAGCAGATCCTCATTCGTGGCGGCGATGATGCGGATGTTGACCTTACGGCTGCGGGTATCTCCCAAGGGATCAATGGTGTGATTTTCCAACACGCGTAGAAGTTTGGCTTGGGCGGTGGGACTCATTTCACCGATTTCGTCGAGAAACAGTGTTCCTCCCTCGGCCATCTGAAATCGGCCTGCCTTCGATCGTTTGGCATCGGTAAAA
It contains:
- a CDS encoding sigma-54 dependent transcriptional regulator, encoding MNLQTFLLISKDSGLRQLVQVAAPQTKIFSTENVSEGLTLWPEISPALVLGEGNPHSLSPLLEYARQTPASSPLLVIGERHSIKDAVEIMRAGAADYLTKPVLLEDIQSAITRALRHPSSALPPSAQDPFTSIISLSPQMNLMKQLAKEVALTDATVLITGESGTGKELFAKAIHHYSPRTNGPLVALNCAGIPENLIEAELFGYEPGAFTDAKRSKAGRFQMAEGGTLFLDEIGEMSPTAQAKLLRVLENHTIDPLGDTRSRKVNIRIIAATNEDLLAQIKAGRFRLDLYYRLNVYQLRIPPLRERLEDIEPILLIFLERARQERGCRIRTIAPAALTVLRDHDWPGNVRELHNVVEWLTITCKAEIIQPAHLPASVRAAPPTNGLSQSAKPSLLAFGLSFQDIEKRMLEEALRKSSGNVSEASRLLKMTRNTLRYRMAKYHLQ